A window of Theileria parva strain Muguga chromosome 4 map unlocalized ctg_529, whole genome shotgun sequence genomic DNA:
GCTATCCTCCACTATCACTGGTCTATTATCACTGGTTTCTACATTGTTAGTTTCTGTACCATCAGCAGTTTTAGATTCTGCTTTTTTGAAAATCTGGCATATTCTTGCGTACGAGTAGAACATGTACACTGCAGTGTTTCCACGCGGGTCAAGCATCTTATCAAATGAGAACTTGTAATTTGTAGTCACCGAATGGTTTAAATCAAAATACTTAACTGAACCATATCCCAACGCCTCAGCCACCTCATCCAAATCTAAACACAATGAATACACAATTAcaaactaatttatatcACTAATAGGTAACGCTAaacatataatacataGATATGGTTAATACTTGGAATGTTTGGATCTCTTTTTTCTAATTCCAGTTTAGACCTCCGAACAGCTTCATCTAATAAGTCAACAAGTTTAACAGTATCGCCTGATCTTGTTTTAAACTTCTCACCAAGTTCATTCTGGACCATTCCAAATCCAACGTGATCAATTCTCACATTCTCACACCAACCTATTGGAATTATTGTACAGTggatataaaaatatgacTTGGaagtaaatataaaaaggTTACTTAGTCATAAATATGGTGTtgtgaatgtgtaaagaGGTACCTGCGAGTTGTGCTGACTTGAAAAGTTTTTGAAAGTGTTCAGACTGTCCGATATCAGTGACGTAAATAATCCAGTCAGCTTTAAGTTCGTGGGTTCTGTATCTAAGACATGCCATATCTGTGGAATCATAGCCAAACCCGCCATCACTTTTAACAAGCATTAGAGGTACTGGAGAACCATCGGTGAAGATAACTAGAGCACCTTCTGACTCTTGAGCGATTCCTCTGTCCTGTAAATCTTTGACAATTTCAGGGATCATGTCATTGTAAAAAGACTCTCcgaaaatttcaaatttaatgtcAAGTCTCTTGTAAATCCTGTTAAACGAGTCGAGACTAATGTCACAGAGTACTTTCCAGACTAATTTAGACTCTTCGTCTCCTGATTGGAGTTTAACTACTCTGGAACGGCTCTTCTTCTTAAACTCCTCATCAACATCCATCCTCAACTTCGCCTCTTTGTAGAACTTTGTAAAGTCACTTATGCTTGGCATGTTACTCACAAAGTCTGGATACTTCTCAAACATATACTCTATCAACATCCCAAACTGTGTTCCCCAATCTCCCAAATGATTTATTCTCCTTACTTTATATCCAAAAAATTCCAAAACTCGGGCTACAAATAAGTAAATACGACGTAGTAATgttatgtataaatattttgttagataattatgtaaagTACCTAGTGAATCCCCGATAACTGTGGACCTTAGGTGGCCAACATGCATTTCTTTAGCAATATTTGGTGATGAGAAATCAATCACAACTGTTTCTCTAAACACACGTTAAACTTGGTTAAATTGTTAGATATTAACGAATATTGTATGGACTAGTACCCATGTTTTTTTGTGGATTTATCTACTGATGGTCCATATTTTGCTAGTGATCTGATTTCTTGTTCAATCCAGTCATTAGATAGTACAAATGTCATAAATCCTACACACAAAATAGggtttatatatattaccTTGAGGTGAAACATTAattgatgaaaatgaattGGAAGTGATGTTACTTTTGACCATTTCAGCCAGTTCTTGAGGGCTATTTACAGATAAGTGATCTTTTGCCACTTTAAACAGCGACAAAGCATCACTCCCTGAACCagtaatataatagtatttgaTGGACATATCACAGTAATAATACAAtatttagtgttaattagtcaataaaattagttgaaCATACATTGGTAGTCTCCGAATTTTGGTTTTGCGACAGAAACGTTAGGATGTTTAGCGAATTCTTGGACTATTTCACTGGTTGAACATTTAGATATTGCTGAAGATAGCAATTCTCTAACATACTGTTGAATTATCTGTATTCAAAATAAGACCATATTAATTAACACAGCGTAGACtagtgtatataataatattataatctAGAAATAAGAAATTACCCtcatattttaacaaattaaatcaaGATCTTTAatggaaataaaaatgGCATAATTCTCAAAATATCCTTAAAATCAGTATAAAACAAACACATTGTAATATCTAATGATATTAACCGAAACGACAAGGGATggtattttacaaatagATGGAAATATggattaaaatatatttaaaggTGTGGggaaattaaatttaaaatttatcaataaaatgattagataaaattataattttttcactGAAAGTTTATTATCCTCAGCCTGTATcatattgataatttggtatgaaaattttatatattttaagattTAGTGTGGTGTACCTGTTGATTCTGTGTGTTTGTCTCCTTATTTTCTGACTTCTCAGGCTCAAATTTACTCTTTAACTTTTTGACTTCCAAACCAAGTGTTTTCTGGTAATTTGGAGTCTTCTTCTTTACAgattctaaaaatttttattattaactaatgTGTAGGATGTGTAtaagaatataataatttaagtaattaCCGTGAAATGGCATATATACAGGCGCTTGATTTAATGCCCATGTTGACAAGTGCTTTTCATTATCATGTCTATGCTCATACAACTCCTCTGTActcaaattattcacaatttcagattaaataatatgtttAACTCATTAAATAACTTGGCAATTAATCCCAAAACAGCCTtatttaatgataaataaactaTAAATAATCCTATATAGAATAATATTCCGAAAATAACCTTCAAGTTTATTGACCTAaaagaaaaaattaattattttaaaagtaCTTTATTGTGTATTTCCCTTTTAATTGcgaataataatgtgttcATCTCAGTGGGAGTGAGTCTTAATTTCTTTGAGGGCATAATCTTGACTGCGATATGAGGCATTTGTCCCTGATACCCTTGGCCGTTGTACGTTAAGGCTGAAAGACCGCCCATGAGCATTGGTGTCAGAAAATTGCCAATATTTTcagaatta
This region includes:
- the argS gene encoding arginine--tRNA ligase, producing MRIIQQYVRELLSSAISKCSTSEIVQEFAKHPNVSVAKPKFGDYQWSDALSLFKVAKDHLSVNSPQELAEMVKSNITSNSFSSINVSPQGFMTFVLSNDWIEQEIRSLAKYGPSVDKSTKKHGETVVIDFSSPNIAKEMHVGHLRSTVIGDSLARVLEFFGYKVRRINHLGDWGTQFGMLIEYMFEKYPDFVSNMPSISDFTKFYKEAKLRMDVDEEFKKKSRSRVVKLQSGDEESKLVWKVLCDISLDSFNRIYKRLDIKFEIFGESFYNDMIPEIVKDLQDRGIAQESEGALVIFTDGSPVPLMLVKSDGGFGYDSTDMACLRYRTHELKADWIIYVTDIGQSEHFQKLFKSAQLAGWCENVRIDHVGFGMVQNELGEKFKTRSGDTVKLVDLLDEAVRRSKLELEKRDPNIPNLDEVAEALGYGSVKYFDLNHSVTTNYKFSFDKMLDPRGNTAVYMFYSYARICQIFKKAESKTADGTETNNVETSDNRPVIVEDSVEVNGTSSVPNEVDLSKLVIEHPTEVALAKCLLKFPSILDQIHKDLAINRLTDYLYELSVQFSSFYTKCKVVGDPLQESRLILCSCTKEVMRTCFQLIGIRPLERI